From a single Sphingopyxis sp. DBS4 genomic region:
- a CDS encoding acyltransferase family protein, translating to MAPARDLPLDFLRGVDVMLMLLVNFLVPAAPAILRHAAWHGLTLADIVFPIFLFIVGISASLAFDGRLRRQMPWGAIARRGALLFAIGVALNWCLRPGFDWDQLRWAGVLQRIAIVYLACAVIVSVGRGAIVPLGLGLAIIATHTFVLLNIGAENTVASLAPGAGISGWLDRQLLPGLILRGSWDPEGILSTLPSMASGFLGVALARWASAPRPIWRLAFAGILLVLTGLLTTIVIPINKDLWTASFVLVTSGIGASGYAAVRAAWPVLQPHGWAKQFVAVGQAALTIYVIHMLLIALLRLPPGGEDRLWDSLLAGLRASGLSAMWASVLFAVLAVILCRLLLAPLQRRGLLLRV from the coding sequence TTGGCGCCCGCCCGCGACCTGCCGCTCGATTTCCTGCGGGGAGTCGATGTGATGCTGATGCTGCTGGTCAATTTCCTGGTGCCCGCGGCACCAGCGATCCTCCGGCACGCCGCCTGGCACGGCCTGACGCTAGCCGATATCGTCTTCCCGATATTTTTGTTCATTGTCGGCATCTCTGCATCGCTGGCTTTCGATGGACGTTTGCGGCGGCAGATGCCCTGGGGTGCGATTGCCCGGCGCGGGGCGTTGCTCTTCGCGATCGGCGTCGCGCTCAACTGGTGCCTGCGGCCTGGATTCGATTGGGATCAATTGCGGTGGGCAGGCGTGTTGCAGCGCATAGCCATCGTATATCTCGCTTGCGCGGTGATCGTCTCCGTCGGGCGCGGCGCGATCGTTCCGCTGGGACTGGGGCTGGCGATCATCGCCACTCACACATTCGTTCTGCTGAACATCGGTGCAGAAAATACTGTAGCCAGCCTCGCTCCCGGAGCGGGCATCAGCGGGTGGCTCGATCGGCAACTCCTGCCGGGATTGATATTGCGCGGCAGCTGGGATCCGGAGGGCATTTTGTCCACGCTGCCTTCCATGGCGAGCGGTTTCCTTGGCGTCGCGCTTGCGCGCTGGGCCAGCGCGCCGAGGCCCATCTGGCGCCTCGCGTTCGCCGGCATCCTCCTCGTGCTGACCGGGCTGCTGACGACGATCGTCATCCCGATCAACAAGGATTTGTGGACCGCGAGTTTCGTGCTTGTGACGTCGGGGATCGGCGCGTCGGGTTACGCTGCGGTTCGCGCCGCCTGGCCCGTGCTGCAGCCGCATGGGTGGGCGAAGCAGTTCGTCGCCGTGGGCCAGGCGGCGTTGACCATCTATGTGATCCATATGCTCCTGATCGCCCTGCTGCGCCTTCCGCCGGGCGGCGAGGACCGGCTCTGGGACAGCCTGCTCGCGGGGCTTCGGGCGTCCGGTCTGTCGGCCATGTGGGCGTCGGTGCTATTTGCCGTTCTTGCGGTAATTCTTTGCAGGTTGCTGCTGGCACCGCTTCAACGCCGCGGCCTTTTGCTGCGGGTGTAG
- a CDS encoding TonB-dependent receptor plug domain-containing protein codes for MELMLSIAAHIGIEMVYNCVIVETGLKRGVSKMGRIKGGFLRCGSAIASAIALMSASAVFAQETDSTTSEARAETDIIVTGTRVRTPGLTSTSPISAVEGEQISLQRAVTIEDFSVKMPQLAGGVNSTSVGSDAFGAQTLDLRNLGQNRTLVLINGTRAIPFSFRNAVDVNSIPAPLLKRVDVLTGGAAAVYGADAVAGVVNFIIDDSFEGWQANANYRAVSGGASQFGGHVMGGMSLGGRGNLVVYGEYTERDPLLAAHRAFARRGVATLPIGGNFTDVASGRTFSYDALGNFTLTPQSTDYTPDFLLVQPLRRINASAFLKYDVFDNVELYGRLMYSDLRTRGGSRSGQNPPTTGANGINVQIAENNPFLDPQARARLTFVNGFATVNVRRSLGELGVTYAQNNRETIQGLIGLRGNITPAISWDAYYQHGQSKESIVVKGDGTRSAFAGLANTTDIFGPGGDFTSVLRDFNFGNRKRTQQVASAYVAGDTSDFFAGWAGPIGFTAGYEFRRETGRFVYGADLGTSFNQGTESAPLVPPFVKVNELFGELIVPLLSDLPLVQKLTVEGAYRRSWYEKSVGADRRYDTNKLGINWIVSDDLRLRGTRQTVIRDANIGEFANPVFSIPFANLRTVARLFPRYAGDPCVGATNSATITQCTAQGYRGAYDSNNPANLQGGYFFGGNANIEAERGKTYTLGGVFTPTFLRGLNLSVDWYKIDIRNAVGQIQPVDALTSCYITDPTPGNPLCAAVTRDPTTGYILNAFVDDRNLALIKQQGIDIDFRYGFDLDFGPPESRLTLGYTASIVTKYSIQRNAALTPVDCKGTYGAACSSDLVTLVAPDFRSRATITWDSKPLTVQFGWKRIGSVRDSTAGSTGRIPAYDYFDLNLAVRPPVEGLTLAFGIDNLFDKKPPLPVNPGAYNTFPDTYDVLGTTFGFSVTLRR; via the coding sequence ATGGAATTGATGCTCAGCATAGCTGCTCATATTGGTATTGAAATGGTATATAACTGTGTTATTGTCGAGACAGGTTTGAAGAGGGGAGTGAGCAAAATGGGACGGATAAAAGGCGGATTCCTGCGTTGCGGGTCGGCGATAGCTTCAGCGATTGCGCTCATGTCAGCAAGTGCCGTGTTTGCGCAAGAAACCGATAGCACAACGAGCGAAGCGCGCGCGGAGACGGACATCATCGTCACCGGCACGCGTGTCCGTACGCCCGGCCTGACCTCCACCAGCCCGATCAGCGCGGTGGAGGGTGAGCAGATTTCGCTTCAACGGGCGGTCACGATCGAAGACTTCTCGGTCAAGATGCCGCAGCTCGCGGGCGGCGTGAACTCGACATCGGTGGGCAGCGACGCATTCGGCGCGCAGACCCTGGACCTGCGTAACCTCGGGCAGAACCGCACCCTCGTACTGATCAACGGAACGCGCGCCATTCCGTTCAGCTTCCGCAATGCGGTCGATGTCAACTCGATCCCGGCTCCCTTGCTCAAGCGCGTCGATGTGCTCACCGGCGGCGCTGCAGCGGTCTATGGCGCGGACGCCGTGGCAGGGGTCGTGAACTTCATCATCGATGATTCGTTTGAAGGGTGGCAGGCGAACGCAAATTATCGAGCGGTGTCGGGTGGAGCTTCGCAATTCGGTGGCCATGTGATGGGCGGCATGTCGCTCGGCGGCCGCGGCAATCTGGTGGTCTATGGCGAATACACCGAGCGCGACCCACTGCTGGCCGCGCACCGCGCCTTTGCGCGGCGCGGCGTGGCGACGTTGCCGATCGGCGGCAATTTCACCGACGTGGCGAGCGGTAGGACCTTTTCCTACGATGCGTTGGGCAATTTCACGCTGACGCCGCAATCGACCGACTACACCCCCGATTTCCTGCTCGTCCAGCCGTTGCGGCGCATCAACGCGAGCGCTTTTCTGAAATATGACGTGTTTGACAATGTCGAGCTCTATGGCCGCCTGATGTACTCCGACCTGCGGACGCGCGGCGGCAGCCGGTCGGGGCAGAATCCTCCGACCACAGGGGCCAATGGGATCAACGTCCAGATCGCCGAGAATAATCCATTCCTCGACCCCCAAGCGCGGGCGCGGCTGACCTTCGTCAACGGTTTCGCTACCGTCAACGTCCGGCGCTCGCTCGGCGAACTCGGTGTGACCTATGCGCAGAACAATCGCGAAACCATCCAGGGCCTGATCGGGCTACGTGGCAACATCACGCCTGCAATCAGCTGGGATGCCTATTATCAGCATGGCCAGTCCAAGGAATCGATCGTCGTCAAGGGCGACGGGACGCGGTCCGCCTTTGCCGGCCTAGCTAACACGACCGACATCTTCGGGCCGGGCGGTGACTTCACCAGCGTGCTGCGCGATTTCAATTTCGGCAACCGCAAACGCACGCAGCAGGTGGCATCCGCCTATGTTGCCGGCGATACGAGCGACTTCTTCGCTGGATGGGCAGGACCGATCGGCTTCACCGCAGGCTATGAATTCCGCCGAGAAACCGGCCGGTTTGTCTATGGCGCTGACCTCGGGACGTCGTTCAACCAGGGAACCGAATCGGCGCCGCTGGTTCCGCCCTTCGTCAAGGTGAACGAATTGTTCGGCGAACTAATCGTCCCCTTGCTGTCGGATTTACCGCTGGTCCAAAAGCTGACCGTCGAAGGCGCGTATCGTCGATCCTGGTATGAAAAATCGGTGGGCGCCGACCGGCGCTACGATACGAACAAGCTTGGCATCAACTGGATCGTCTCCGACGACCTACGGCTGCGCGGCACGCGCCAAACCGTCATTCGCGACGCCAATATTGGCGAATTCGCTAACCCAGTCTTTTCGATTCCCTTCGCTAATCTACGTACGGTTGCACGTCTTTTTCCGCGCTATGCCGGGGATCCGTGCGTGGGCGCGACCAATTCGGCGACGATCACGCAATGTACGGCGCAGGGATATCGGGGAGCCTATGATTCCAACAACCCCGCAAATCTGCAGGGCGGCTATTTCTTCGGTGGCAACGCGAACATCGAAGCCGAAAGGGGCAAAACTTACACGCTTGGCGGCGTCTTCACCCCGACCTTCCTGCGTGGTCTCAATCTTTCGGTGGACTGGTACAAGATCGATATTCGCAACGCGGTCGGCCAGATCCAACCCGTCGATGCGCTTACGAGCTGCTACATTACCGATCCAACGCCGGGCAATCCACTCTGCGCCGCAGTAACCAGGGATCCAACCACCGGTTACATCCTCAATGCCTTTGTCGATGATCGAAACCTTGCGCTTATCAAGCAGCAAGGCATCGACATCGACTTCCGTTATGGATTCGATCTCGATTTCGGTCCGCCGGAGAGCCGGCTCACCCTCGGCTATACGGCGAGCATCGTCACCAAATATTCGATCCAGCGTAACGCCGCGCTAACTCCCGTCGATTGCAAGGGAACCTATGGCGCTGCCTGTTCATCGGACCTTGTGACGCTGGTTGCACCAGATTTCCGGTCGCGCGCTACGATCACCTGGGACAGCAAGCCGTTGACGGTCCAGTTCGGATGGAAACGCATCGGATCGGTTCGCGATTCGACCGCGGGTAGCACCGGTCGGATTCCTGCTTATGATTATTTCGACCTGAACCTGGCGGTTCGTCCGCCCGTCGAGGGGCTGACCCTAGCCTTCGGGATCGACAATCTCTTTGACAAGAAGCCGCCGCTACCGGTCAATCCCGGGGCATACAATACATTCCCGGATACTTACGACGTGCTGGGAACCACCTTTGGCTTCTCCGTCACCCTAAGGCGGTGA
- a CDS encoding ArdC family protein yields the protein MKPRHDIYQTITAELAAAIDAGAGQWRMPWHHDGGTVMRPTSAVGRAYTGINRLVLWASAEAHGFQSGTWATYRQWTEVGAQVRRGETGTHVILWKKQERDEPTSADSDGEERSARFFARSFVVFNQSQVDGSPERTLASARPIGETAASAKLFLESVGVPVHYGPWDAYFRPDEDRVYMPDREAFDSDEDFISTLGHEIVHSTGSAQRLARETLRDYFKDRTIRAREELVAEIGASFLMADLGLGYSPRPDHAAYVASWLNMLGNDTRAIFRAAAAAQAATDWIHAHAASGLPIAA from the coding sequence ATGAAACCTCGTCACGATATCTATCAAACCATCACCGCCGAGCTAGCCGCTGCGATCGACGCCGGCGCCGGCCAGTGGCGTATGCCCTGGCACCATGACGGCGGGACGGTGATGCGGCCGACCAGTGCTGTCGGACGCGCATATACCGGCATCAACCGTCTCGTCCTTTGGGCGTCGGCCGAAGCTCACGGTTTTCAGTCCGGCACTTGGGCTACCTACCGTCAGTGGACTGAGGTCGGCGCACAGGTGCGCCGCGGCGAAACCGGTACGCACGTCATTCTGTGGAAAAAGCAGGAGCGTGACGAACCCACGTCGGCGGATTCCGATGGCGAGGAACGCAGCGCCCGCTTCTTTGCTCGGAGCTTTGTCGTCTTCAACCAATCGCAGGTCGATGGCTCGCCCGAACGGACACTGGCAAGCGCACGGCCGATCGGCGAAACAGCCGCCTCTGCGAAACTGTTCCTCGAAAGCGTTGGCGTCCCTGTGCACTACGGCCCTTGGGACGCGTATTTTCGGCCCGATGAGGACCGCGTCTACATGCCCGACCGCGAAGCCTTCGACAGCGACGAAGACTTCATTTCGACGCTCGGACATGAAATCGTTCATTCGACGGGAAGCGCGCAGCGCCTCGCCCGCGAAACGCTTCGGGACTATTTCAAGGATCGGACCATCCGGGCCCGCGAAGAGCTGGTTGCCGAGATCGGCGCCAGCTTCTTGATGGCCGACCTTGGTCTGGGCTATTCGCCAAGGCCGGACCACGCAGCATATGTTGCCAGCTGGTTGAACATGCTCGGGAACGATACGCGCGCGATATTTCGCGCCGCGGCGGCGGCACAGGCTGCAACCGACTGGATTCATGCCCATGCCGCCTCAGGTCTGCCGATTGCGGCTTGA
- a CDS encoding N-acetylmuramic acid 6-phosphate etherase: protein MPGTEAIDPRYAEIDNWPTIDAVTAMIEGQREAIEALNSQADAIAAACAAAAQRLLSSQGRLIYVGAGTSGRVAVQDGVELTPTFGWPEERLLYLLAGGLPALIESAEGAEDDVADAERQIAEHAVNAADVVVAVAASGRTPFTLRAIEVARARGALTIAIANNASTPILEAALHPILLGTGSEIISGSTRMKAGTAQKAAVNIISTTIMLKLGKVYQGQMVDMIVSNAKLQRRAAGIVQMLTSCSEEEAMAALKRGENSISKAVLIAKGNTPEGAAKLLGDNGGILGKAIAALGEK, encoded by the coding sequence ATGCCGGGTACTGAAGCGATTGACCCACGTTATGCCGAAATCGACAATTGGCCGACGATCGACGCCGTGACCGCAATGATCGAGGGGCAACGAGAAGCGATCGAAGCCTTGAACAGCCAAGCGGATGCGATTGCCGCGGCGTGCGCAGCGGCCGCGCAGCGGCTTTTGTCTTCGCAAGGACGCCTGATCTATGTCGGCGCCGGGACATCCGGCCGCGTCGCGGTTCAGGACGGTGTCGAACTGACGCCTACCTTCGGCTGGCCGGAAGAGCGATTGCTGTATCTTCTGGCGGGCGGGCTCCCGGCACTCATCGAGAGCGCCGAAGGTGCCGAAGACGATGTTGCCGATGCCGAGAGGCAGATTGCCGAGCACGCCGTGAACGCGGCCGATGTCGTGGTAGCGGTGGCGGCGAGCGGGCGTACTCCGTTCACTTTGCGGGCAATCGAGGTTGCGCGGGCGCGCGGGGCGCTTACGATCGCGATCGCGAACAATGCATCGACGCCGATCCTCGAAGCCGCGCTGCACCCCATCTTGCTCGGCACCGGAAGCGAGATCATCAGCGGGTCGACGCGCATGAAGGCTGGCACGGCCCAGAAGGCCGCCGTCAACATCATCTCGACGACTATCATGCTGAAGCTCGGCAAGGTCTATCAGGGCCAGATGGTCGACATGATTGTCTCGAACGCGAAATTGCAGCGGCGGGCGGCCGGAATCGTACAGATGCTGACGAGTTGCTCCGAGGAAGAAGCCATGGCTGCCCTCAAACGGGGCGAAAACAGCATCTCCAAGGCGGTCCTCATCGCAAAAGGCAATACCCCCGAGGGGGCGGCAAAGCTTCTCGGAGACAACGGCGGAATATTGGGCAAGGCCATCGCAGCGCTCGGGGAGAAATGA
- a CDS encoding sodium:solute symporter — MHTLQFTSLDWSILIGYVLILAIAGYASTRRNMQNADDYFLASHRAPTWLVAVSVLSTVQSTATFLGVPDNSFRGNYTYLTSVIGALIGAWLVAAILMPRFYAMGATTVYELLEARFSPAARRAAGAMYLVGRVFASGARLYLAAIAVSMILFLDVAPEHIIIASFVLLVFGLAFTFMGGLNSVIWSDLVQVVLYVGAAIFVVLFLLSKIPAPAADIYTALAHPPSGASKLQVLDWTLDLGTPFSVLAAVTGMVLINAANSGLDQDTTQRLLACDSAKQGSRALYWSVLASIPVILIFLFIGSLLYIFYERPDLMAAIPGQIAPTFQGEKITVFMSFILSEIPPGLRGFVTVGVIAAAAINSGLISMAAVAINDFYRPFIERKRPRDERHFILAGRLATVLLGVLLFLMSIVCFYWQRYSDIPLLEFVLGVMAFAYSGLLGVYITAVFSKRGSTASVIAALAVGFIVVMLFQPFTIDVLGLPEALKKIAFPWHLCVGVTVSTLVCLIGNANKKERSTDAGY; from the coding sequence ATGCACACGTTACAATTTACTTCGCTGGATTGGTCGATTCTGATCGGATATGTCCTGATCCTCGCTATCGCCGGCTATGCCTCAACGCGGCGCAACATGCAGAATGCGGATGATTATTTTCTGGCCAGCCATCGCGCGCCAACATGGCTGGTTGCGGTGTCGGTTCTGTCGACCGTGCAATCGACAGCAACATTTCTGGGGGTCCCCGACAATAGCTTCAGGGGCAATTATACCTATCTGACGAGCGTGATCGGCGCGCTGATCGGCGCGTGGCTTGTTGCCGCCATCCTGATGCCGCGCTTTTATGCGATGGGCGCCACCACCGTCTATGAACTGCTCGAGGCCCGGTTCAGCCCGGCCGCTCGCCGAGCGGCAGGCGCCATGTATCTGGTCGGGCGGGTGTTTGCCAGCGGGGCGCGCCTCTATCTTGCTGCGATCGCCGTTTCGATGATCCTCTTCCTCGACGTCGCGCCCGAGCATATCATCATCGCCTCGTTTGTTTTGCTGGTCTTCGGCCTCGCCTTCACTTTTATGGGCGGCCTCAATTCTGTGATCTGGAGCGACCTGGTCCAAGTCGTGCTTTATGTCGGAGCGGCGATCTTCGTCGTCCTGTTCCTGCTGTCCAAGATTCCTGCGCCGGCCGCCGATATCTATACCGCGCTTGCGCATCCTCCCTCCGGAGCGAGCAAGTTGCAGGTCCTTGACTGGACGCTCGACCTCGGCACGCCCTTTTCGGTTCTGGCGGCAGTGACGGGGATGGTCCTGATCAACGCGGCGAATTCGGGTCTCGACCAAGATACGACGCAGCGCCTGCTCGCCTGCGATTCGGCGAAACAGGGCAGCCGCGCCCTCTACTGGTCCGTTCTGGCATCGATCCCCGTCATCCTGATCTTCCTCTTCATCGGCTCGCTGCTCTACATCTTCTATGAACGCCCCGACCTGATGGCGGCCATCCCGGGACAGATCGCGCCGACATTCCAGGGCGAAAAAATCACCGTTTTCATGAGCTTCATCCTGAGCGAAATCCCGCCCGGGTTGCGTGGGTTCGTAACGGTTGGCGTCATCGCCGCCGCCGCCATCAATTCGGGCCTGATCTCAATGGCCGCCGTAGCAATCAACGACTTCTACCGTCCTTTCATCGAGCGCAAGAGACCGCGCGACGAGCGTCACTTCATCCTCGCGGGGCGGCTTGCGACAGTTTTGCTGGGCGTCCTCCTCTTCCTGATGTCCATCGTCTGCTTCTATTGGCAGCGATACAGCGACATTCCCCTGCTCGAATTTGTCCTAGGAGTGATGGCATTCGCCTATTCAGGATTGCTAGGAGTCTATATAACAGCGGTGTTTTCAAAGCGCGGATCAACGGCGTCGGTCATCGCGGCCCTAGCGGTCGGCTTCATCGTCGTCATGCTGTTTCAACCGTTCACGATCGACGTGCTTGGCTTGCCCGAAGCACTAAAGAAAATCGCTTTCCCGTGGCACTTGTGCGTTGGCGTGACAGTTTCCACGCTGGTTTGCCTCATCGGCAACGCGAACAAGAAAGAGAGAAGCACAGATGCCGGGTACTGA
- a CDS encoding ParB/RepB/Spo0J family partition protein — protein sequence MQNQPIPFNKLRLSPANARKTFTQAGIDALAVSIDAYGLLQPVIVSPATDKKSFFDVHAGGRRWRAIAQLIKSGKLPKNAMVDARVCNDEAAALAEEISLAENIIREAMSPADECRGYRAAMDKGESEEELARRMGVTVRHVQGRLRLADLAEPIFDALAEGKITLDVAKAYGSTSDRDTQLAAWNVFKDSWQGDQPHTIRRYVNDSAIEANSAVAKLVGEEEYLAAGGRIERDLFAGEGEGQWLDRPIAEDIARRKLEQAADAMAVGTLGWVRVLLAQHVPHSATEGLHDYYIRRGELSEEDQARMIAIEERLQSIEEELEDATDPDVISRLEAENEALDAEHTEIDKRSYVIPEDERPHVGTFVVLASDGTPKASHRYFSTKALKREKQSQKVTGGGADRAALEDALPRSLEEQLAKERRDVLALHIAHDPALALDLTIFRLARKFTGHAAYNDTGVMVTIGELFDPAGVPAAHSTAAQDGLDAVRSGLPCDWAGADDSFSAFMAFRELDETDKAAWLAFAVSQSLQASLASGDRANRFQSELGALLEIDTAEHWRPSADVFFDKIRKPQILSILGKLDPELPGRYASEKKAALSSAAAKLCAGEAIVTPEVKARAQSWIPDVMMFRAAGTPDEPEAPLVDDDSSEEQPAIDDADDEQADEANPAVNEVDQTEAILADAA from the coding sequence ATGCAGAACCAGCCGATTCCTTTCAACAAGCTCCGCCTCTCGCCGGCCAATGCCCGCAAAACCTTTACCCAAGCCGGTATCGATGCCCTCGCGGTTTCGATCGACGCATATGGACTTCTTCAACCGGTCATCGTCAGCCCGGCTACCGACAAGAAGTCGTTCTTCGACGTTCATGCGGGCGGCCGACGCTGGCGCGCGATCGCGCAGCTCATCAAGAGCGGCAAGCTGCCAAAGAATGCGATGGTCGATGCGCGTGTGTGCAATGACGAAGCCGCCGCGCTCGCCGAAGAGATCAGTTTGGCCGAGAACATCATCCGCGAAGCCATGTCTCCCGCCGATGAATGCCGCGGTTATCGAGCGGCCATGGACAAGGGCGAAAGCGAAGAAGAACTCGCGCGGCGCATGGGCGTCACGGTTCGTCACGTTCAGGGGCGCCTCCGCCTCGCCGATCTTGCAGAGCCGATCTTCGACGCCCTTGCCGAAGGGAAAATCACCCTCGACGTCGCCAAGGCTTACGGCAGCACCTCCGATCGGGACACCCAGCTCGCAGCCTGGAATGTTTTCAAGGATAGCTGGCAAGGCGACCAGCCGCACACGATCCGGCGCTATGTCAACGACAGCGCGATCGAGGCGAACAGCGCGGTTGCTAAACTGGTCGGTGAGGAGGAGTATCTCGCCGCCGGTGGCCGCATCGAACGTGACCTCTTCGCCGGCGAGGGCGAAGGTCAATGGCTTGATCGCCCGATCGCCGAAGACATCGCACGCAGGAAGCTCGAGCAAGCTGCAGACGCCATGGCCGTCGGCACACTGGGATGGGTTCGGGTTCTCCTAGCCCAGCATGTTCCCCATTCGGCGACCGAAGGCTTGCACGACTATTACATCCGGCGCGGCGAGCTGAGCGAAGAAGACCAGGCCCGCATGATCGCGATCGAAGAGCGTCTGCAGTCGATCGAAGAAGAACTGGAGGATGCAACCGATCCGGACGTGATTTCACGTCTCGAAGCGGAGAATGAAGCGCTGGACGCCGAGCACACCGAGATCGACAAACGCAGCTATGTCATTCCGGAAGACGAACGACCGCATGTTGGAACGTTCGTGGTGCTCGCCAGCGATGGCACCCCGAAGGCGTCGCACCGCTACTTTTCGACGAAGGCCCTCAAGCGCGAAAAGCAGTCGCAAAAGGTCACCGGCGGCGGTGCTGACCGCGCTGCCCTGGAGGACGCTCTTCCCCGGTCGCTCGAGGAGCAGCTTGCCAAGGAACGGCGTGACGTGTTGGCGTTGCACATCGCCCATGATCCCGCACTCGCGCTCGATCTGACCATCTTCCGCCTCGCGCGGAAATTTACGGGCCACGCCGCTTACAACGACACGGGCGTCATGGTGACGATCGGCGAGCTCTTTGACCCCGCCGGCGTCCCCGCCGCCCATTCAACGGCCGCACAAGATGGCCTCGACGCGGTCCGCTCCGGTCTTCCGTGCGATTGGGCAGGCGCCGACGACAGTTTCAGCGCGTTCATGGCGTTCCGCGAACTCGACGAAACGGACAAGGCAGCATGGCTTGCGTTTGCCGTCAGTCAAAGCCTTCAGGCGAGCCTCGCCAGCGGCGATCGCGCTAACCGCTTCCAATCCGAGCTTGGCGCGCTGCTCGAAATCGATACCGCCGAACACTGGCGGCCGAGCGCGGATGTCTTCTTCGACAAGATCCGCAAGCCGCAGATTCTGTCGATCCTGGGCAAGCTCGATCCCGAGCTTCCGGGTCGCTACGCCAGCGAAAAGAAGGCCGCCCTATCGTCTGCGGCCGCAAAACTCTGCGCCGGCGAAGCCATCGTCACGCCTGAGGTGAAGGCGCGGGCGCAGAGCTGGATCCCGGACGTCATGATGTTTCGCGCTGCCGGGACCCCGGATGAACCGGAAGCGCCGCTGGTCGACGATGACAGCAGCGAAGAGCAACCTGCCATCGATGACGCTGATGACGAGCAAGCCGACGAGGCCAACCCTGCCGTGAACGAGGTCGACCAGACCGAGGCCATTTTGGCCGACGCAGCCTGA
- a CDS encoding MucR family transcriptional regulator, which produces MNDIPHDTGDLLTLTADIVAAHVSNNSVAISDLSLLISNVHAALSGLSHPAETPEEPLVPAVSIRSSVKPDYIVCLEDGKKLKMLRRHLMTHYGLTPEDYRAKWGLPADYPMVAPSYAEKRRVLAKEIGLGTKGRGGGRKPARGAAAKPVAKRA; this is translated from the coding sequence ATGAACGATATTCCCCATGATACGGGTGATCTTCTCACCCTCACCGCAGATATTGTTGCCGCGCATGTTAGCAACAATAGTGTCGCAATCTCAGACCTTTCACTTCTAATATCCAACGTGCATGCCGCGCTCTCCGGACTATCTCATCCCGCTGAAACGCCGGAAGAACCCCTTGTGCCGGCGGTCTCAATTCGGTCTTCGGTGAAACCTGACTACATCGTATGTCTTGAGGACGGAAAGAAGCTTAAGATGCTTCGCCGACATCTTATGACTCATTATGGGCTGACGCCCGAAGACTATCGGGCAAAATGGGGGTTGCCTGCCGATTATCCCATGGTCGCACCAAGCTATGCTGAGAAGCGGCGGGTGTTGGCAAAGGAAATCGGGCTCGGTACGAAAGGTCGGGGCGGCGGCCGTAAGCCTGCCCGCGGTGCGGCAGCCAAACCGGTTGCAAAGCGCGCCTGA